One Pectobacterium colocasium DNA segment encodes these proteins:
- a CDS encoding ABC transporter permease: protein MTGNTIHQPAAVQKNAHPVMRVVMALLNDRLALCGLIMLAVFVLLALLAPLLSPQNPYDLMQLDIMDGRLAPGAQSMAGMTYWLGTDDQGRDLFSAILYGTRISLMVGFSSAVFALLIGASLGLISAYVGGKTDATIMRIVDIQLSFPPILIALILLAVLGQGVDKIIMALVVTQWAYYARTIRGSALVERRRSYVDAARSMALSNRRILFRHILPNCLAPLIVVATMRIAYAIMLEATLSFLGIGLPVTEPSLGLLISNGFEYLMSGDYWISFFPGLTLLLLIVAINLVGDALRDILNPRN, encoded by the coding sequence ATGACAGGGAATACGATACACCAGCCCGCTGCCGTGCAAAAAAACGCTCACCCGGTAATGCGCGTGGTGATGGCGCTGCTCAACGATCGGCTGGCGCTGTGCGGACTGATTATGCTGGCGGTTTTCGTGCTGCTGGCACTGCTTGCCCCGCTGCTGTCGCCGCAGAATCCCTACGATCTGATGCAGCTCGACATCATGGATGGCCGACTCGCACCGGGTGCGCAGAGCATGGCGGGCATGACGTATTGGCTGGGGACGGACGATCAAGGGCGCGACCTGTTCAGCGCCATTCTGTACGGCACTCGCATCAGCCTGATGGTGGGCTTCTCCAGTGCGGTGTTTGCGCTGCTGATTGGTGCCTCGCTGGGGCTGATTAGCGCCTACGTCGGCGGAAAAACGGACGCGACGATCATGCGTATCGTCGATATCCAGCTCAGTTTCCCGCCTATCCTGATCGCGCTGATTCTGCTGGCGGTGCTGGGGCAAGGGGTTGATAAGATCATCATGGCGCTGGTGGTGACGCAGTGGGCTTACTACGCCCGGACGATTCGCGGTTCGGCGCTGGTGGAACGTCGCCGCAGCTACGTGGATGCGGCGCGCAGCATGGCGTTGTCCAACCGCCGTATCCTGTTTCGCCATATTTTACCCAACTGTCTGGCACCGCTGATCGTGGTGGCAACGATGCGCATTGCCTATGCCATCATGCTGGAAGCCACACTTTCATTTCTGGGGATCGGGTTGCCCGTGACGGAACCGTCACTGGGGCTGCTGATCTCTAACGGTTTTGAATACCTGATGTCGGGCGACTATTGGATCAGCTTCTTTCCGGGGCTGACACTACTGCTGCTGATTGTGGCGATCAATCTGGTCGGGGATGCGCTACGCGACATCCTCAACCCGCGGAACTAA
- a CDS encoding ABC transporter ATP-binding protein: MTAPIMSVSHLTTAFQVNGEWMNVVRDLSFTIGEKETVAVVGESGSGKSVMAKSIMRLLPPGQSRIEGHIHFGDTELLSLPNKAMQDVRGNRIGMIFQEPMTSLNPVLPIGYQITEVLRRHRGMGKAEARAEAVRLLEKVRIPAAKSRLNEYPQSFSGGMRQRVVIAIALACHPKLLIADEPTTALDVTIQAQILTLIKTLQEEEGMSVLFITHDMGVVAEVSDRTLVMYQGEMVENAVTREIFHHPQQPYTRMLLSAVPKLGSMSGSAWPQRFPLIDLKTGERQPVPEAVNTVSGEEPVLTVKNLVTRFDIRSGFFRRLSGRVHAVENISFDLWPGETLALVGESGCGKSTTGRSIIRLNDAVSGDIQLLGKNILTADKRELTESRRQIQMVFQDPYESLNPRMRIGEAIAEPMLLHGLATRQNVSARVSELLEQVGLSGDMASRFPHQFSGGQRQRVCIARALALEPKVIIADESVSALDVSVKAQVINLMLDLQQKLGLSFLFISHDMAVVERISHRVAVMYLGEIVEIGPRSAIFDNPQHDYTRRLISAVPVPDPDTRPVRNITNDELRSPVRAPDFHPPARRYKQVGEGHFVLE, translated from the coding sequence ATGACAGCGCCGATTATGTCCGTTTCGCATCTGACCACCGCCTTTCAGGTGAACGGCGAGTGGATGAACGTGGTGCGGGATTTATCTTTCACGATTGGCGAGAAAGAGACAGTCGCCGTGGTGGGGGAATCTGGTTCAGGGAAAAGCGTGATGGCGAAATCCATCATGCGCTTGCTGCCACCCGGCCAAAGCCGAATTGAGGGGCATATTCATTTTGGCGACACCGAACTGCTCTCGCTCCCCAATAAGGCGATGCAGGATGTGCGTGGCAACCGTATCGGCATGATTTTTCAGGAGCCGATGACCAGCCTGAATCCGGTCTTGCCGATTGGCTACCAGATTACGGAAGTGCTGCGCCGCCATCGCGGCATGGGCAAAGCCGAAGCGCGCGCCGAAGCGGTGCGCCTGCTGGAGAAAGTACGCATTCCGGCGGCCAAATCGCGGCTGAACGAGTACCCACAGAGCTTCTCTGGCGGGATGCGTCAGCGCGTGGTGATTGCGATTGCGCTGGCCTGCCATCCAAAGCTGTTGATTGCCGATGAACCGACGACGGCGCTGGACGTCACGATTCAGGCACAAATTCTGACGCTGATAAAAACCCTTCAGGAAGAAGAAGGGATGTCGGTGCTGTTTATCACCCACGACATGGGCGTGGTGGCGGAAGTGTCCGACCGCACGCTGGTGATGTATCAGGGTGAAATGGTAGAAAACGCCGTCACGCGAGAGATCTTTCATCATCCGCAACAGCCCTATACCCGTATGTTGCTGTCTGCGGTACCCAAATTAGGCTCGATGTCTGGCAGCGCATGGCCACAGCGTTTCCCGCTGATCGATCTCAAAACGGGCGAACGCCAGCCGGTGCCGGAGGCGGTGAATACCGTGTCGGGTGAGGAACCGGTGCTGACGGTAAAAAATCTGGTCACCCGATTTGATATCCGATCAGGTTTTTTCCGTCGGCTGTCCGGGCGGGTTCATGCGGTGGAAAATATCTCGTTCGATCTCTGGCCGGGCGAAACGCTTGCGCTGGTTGGGGAATCGGGCTGCGGTAAATCCACCACCGGACGGTCGATTATTCGCCTCAACGACGCCGTCAGCGGCGACATTCAGCTGCTGGGAAAAAATATCCTGACGGCGGATAAGCGTGAGCTGACCGAGTCGCGGCGGCAGATTCAAATGGTGTTTCAGGATCCGTATGAAAGCCTGAATCCGCGTATGCGGATAGGGGAAGCCATCGCCGAACCGATGCTGCTGCACGGTCTGGCGACCCGCCAGAATGTGAGTGCGCGAGTGAGCGAACTGCTGGAACAGGTAGGGTTATCTGGCGATATGGCTTCGCGTTTCCCGCACCAGTTCTCCGGCGGGCAGCGGCAGCGAGTGTGTATTGCGCGCGCGCTGGCGTTGGAGCCGAAAGTGATTATTGCCGATGAATCGGTATCGGCGCTGGATGTGTCCGTCAAAGCGCAGGTGATCAACCTGATGCTGGATCTCCAGCAGAAGCTGGGGCTGTCATTCCTGTTTATCTCGCACGATATGGCGGTTGTCGAGCGTATCAGTCATCGTGTGGCGGTGATGTATCTCGGTGAAATTGTGGAGATCGGCCCACGTTCGGCGATCTTCGACAATCCGCAGCATGATTACACCCGGCGTCTGATTTCTGCGGTGCCCGTGCCTGACCCGGATACCCGTCCGGTGCGCAATATCACCAATGATGAATTGCGCAGTCCGGTGCGTGCCCCTGATTTCCATCCTCCTGCACGCCGCTATAAACAGGTTGGCGAAGGGCATTTCGTTCTGGAGTGA
- a CDS encoding helix-turn-helix domain-containing protein translates to MATFKEMMAKRSPESRARIEARTAEIRQEITLAKLREELNMSQTQLALALGVKQPSIVKMEKVENDPKLSTLKRYVTALGGKLTLDVTLPDGKRIALTL, encoded by the coding sequence ATGGCGACATTTAAAGAAATGATGGCTAAACGTTCACCGGAGAGCCGCGCCCGCATTGAAGCGCGCACGGCTGAGATCCGTCAGGAAATCACTTTAGCGAAACTACGCGAAGAGCTGAACATGTCGCAGACTCAGCTTGCATTAGCTCTGGGCGTCAAGCAGCCATCTATTGTTAAGATGGAGAAGGTCGAGAATGACCCAAAACTGTCAACGCTGAAACGCTATGTCACTGCCCTAGGCGGCAAGCTTACGCTAGATGTGACCTTGCCTGATGGTAAGCGTATCGCGCTTACTTTGTAA
- a CDS encoding type II toxin-antitoxin system RelE/ParE family toxin, translating to MEVYRLAWEIVTRALFDTWFDEQTETVQEEVLAHLGILEEDGPQLGRPQVDQIKGSQYKNMKELRVQVGGHPFRTFFAFDRTRKAIVLCAGDKKGENEKLFYERMIKIADAEFTSHLISPEVKEDGDI from the coding sequence ATGGAGGTTTACAGATTGGCATGGGAAATAGTCACACGGGCACTATTCGATACGTGGTTTGATGAGCAAACCGAAACGGTACAGGAAGAGGTTTTGGCACACCTCGGTATACTCGAAGAAGATGGCCCACAGCTAGGGCGACCACAGGTTGATCAGATTAAAGGCTCACAATACAAAAATATGAAGGAGCTTCGAGTTCAGGTTGGCGGCCACCCATTCCGAACATTCTTCGCGTTTGATCGGACACGTAAAGCGATTGTTTTATGTGCGGGAGATAAGAAAGGCGAAAATGAAAAATTGTTCTACGAACGTATGATTAAGATCGCAGACGCTGAGTTTACATCGCATCTGATATCACCGGAGGTAAAAGAAGATGGCGACATTTAA
- a CDS encoding GNAT family N-acetyltransferase gives MATFAVRRINNSDLDEFRRVRLEALKLHPEAFGASFEEESQKPETFFAERLRLNSIFGGYDLENRLQGIVGVSVNTAPKLSHVVMIWGMYVRAEMRGTGLSRSLLEAALQASCNAKTVKLSVAATNKLAQALYCSFGFREWAIDTAALYIDGKYHDEILMRLDIN, from the coding sequence ATGGCGACTTTTGCAGTACGTCGTATAAACAATAGCGATCTAGACGAGTTCAGGCGAGTAAGGCTCGAAGCACTTAAGCTTCATCCAGAAGCATTCGGTGCGTCTTTTGAAGAAGAAAGCCAGAAACCAGAAACATTCTTTGCTGAACGCCTCCGCCTAAACTCGATTTTTGGAGGATATGACCTCGAAAACAGGTTGCAGGGTATCGTGGGTGTAAGCGTCAACACTGCACCAAAACTGAGTCATGTGGTCATGATTTGGGGAATGTATGTTCGAGCTGAAATGAGAGGGACTGGCCTGTCTCGATCGCTTTTGGAAGCGGCATTACAGGCATCTTGCAATGCGAAAACAGTGAAACTTTCAGTCGCTGCAACCAACAAATTGGCACAAGCCCTTTATTGTTCTTTTGGATTTAGAGAGTGGGCAATAGATACCGCTGCACTGTACATTGATGGTAAATATCATGACGAAATCTTGATGAGGCTTGATATTAATTAG
- the bhsA gene encoding multiple stress resistance protein BhsA, with the protein MKNVKFFAAAVVLSTLSFGAFAADQVSSQQAQGLEKVGVVSATARSLDSLQAQLAQKAEKAGASAFTITSATGDNQLRGVAVIYK; encoded by the coding sequence ATGAAAAACGTAAAATTCTTCGCCGCTGCTGTCGTACTTTCTACCCTGTCTTTCGGTGCTTTCGCTGCCGATCAGGTCTCTTCACAACAGGCACAAGGCTTGGAAAAAGTGGGTGTCGTTAGCGCTACCGCCCGTAGCCTGGATTCACTGCAAGCACAGCTGGCTCAGAAAGCAGAAAAAGCCGGTGCCAGCGCCTTCACTATCACGTCTGCAACAGGTGACAACCAACTGCGCGGCGTCGCCGTTATCTACAAATAA
- the ssuB gene encoding aliphatic sulfonates ABC transporter ATP-binding protein, with translation MTAFTDSATHAHSPSPLTKGTPLALDAITKHYGHRTVLNDVQLRIPSGQFVAIVGRSGCGKSTLLRLLAGLEAASSGELLTGTAPLSSAKDDTRLMFQEARLLPWKKVIDNVGLGLRGNWREKAQEALASVGLADRANDWPAALSGGQKQRVALARALIHHPRLLLLDEPLGALDALTRIEMQSLIENLWRQHGFTVLLVTHDVSEAIALADRVILIEEGRVGLDITVDLPRPRRRGSAKLAELEARVLERVLAPTSSPLPQQAAI, from the coding sequence ATGACCGCTTTTACCGATTCTGCAACGCACGCGCATTCACCGTCGCCGCTCACCAAAGGAACGCCGCTGGCGCTGGATGCCATCACCAAACACTACGGCCACCGCACCGTGCTGAATGACGTACAGTTGCGCATTCCGTCCGGGCAGTTTGTTGCCATTGTCGGCCGCAGCGGCTGCGGAAAAAGTACCCTGCTGCGTCTGCTCGCCGGGTTGGAAGCCGCCAGCAGCGGCGAACTGCTGACTGGCACCGCACCGCTCAGCAGCGCAAAAGACGACACGCGACTGATGTTTCAGGAAGCGCGCCTGCTGCCATGGAAAAAGGTGATCGATAATGTCGGGCTGGGGCTGCGCGGTAACTGGCGTGAGAAAGCGCAGGAGGCGCTGGCCTCCGTCGGGCTGGCGGATCGCGCGAACGACTGGCCGGCAGCGCTGTCCGGCGGTCAGAAACAGCGCGTCGCGCTGGCACGCGCGCTCATTCACCATCCGCGTCTGCTGCTGTTGGATGAACCGCTGGGCGCGCTGGATGCTTTAACCCGCATCGAGATGCAAAGTCTGATCGAAAATCTGTGGCGCCAGCACGGGTTCACCGTCTTGCTGGTGACGCACGATGTCTCCGAAGCCATTGCGCTGGCCGACCGGGTTATTCTGATTGAAGAAGGGCGCGTGGGGCTGGATATTACGGTCGATTTACCCCGGCCGCGGCGTCGCGGATCGGCAAAGCTGGCGGAGCTGGAAGCCCGCGTACTGGAACGCGTGCTGGCCCCAACCTCGTCTCCTCTGCCCCAGCAGGCGGCAATATAA
- the ssuC gene encoding aliphatic sulfonate ABC transporter permease SsuC, whose protein sequence is MARTLSSLAQRFAPFLLPVTLLVAWQISVEFGWLSNRILPAPSSVITAGWSLISSGELWQHLAISGWRALIGFAIGGSIGLVLGFITGLSRWGERLLDSSVQMIRNVPHLALIPLVILWFGIDEAAKIFLVALGTLFPVYLNTYHGIKNIDRGLLEMARSYGLSGLSLFSQVVLPGALPSIMVGIRFALGFMWLTLIVAETISANSGIGYLAMNAREFLQTDVVVVAIILYALLGKLADISAQGLERIWLRWNPAYQTSSGDAS, encoded by the coding sequence ATGGCAAGAACGCTCTCTTCACTGGCACAGCGGTTTGCGCCCTTCTTACTCCCCGTAACGCTGCTGGTCGCGTGGCAGATATCCGTCGAATTCGGCTGGTTATCCAACCGGATTCTGCCTGCGCCCAGTTCGGTGATTACCGCAGGCTGGTCGCTCATCTCCAGCGGCGAGCTGTGGCAACACCTGGCGATTAGCGGCTGGCGCGCCCTGATCGGGTTTGCTATCGGCGGCAGTATCGGATTGGTGCTCGGTTTTATCACCGGGCTGTCGCGCTGGGGCGAGCGGCTGCTGGACAGCTCAGTGCAGATGATCCGCAACGTTCCTCATCTGGCGCTGATTCCACTGGTCATTCTGTGGTTCGGCATTGATGAGGCGGCCAAGATCTTTCTGGTGGCGTTGGGCACGCTATTCCCGGTGTATCTCAACACCTATCACGGCATTAAAAACATCGATCGCGGCCTGCTGGAGATGGCGCGCAGCTACGGACTGTCCGGCCTGAGCCTGTTCTCTCAGGTGGTGTTGCCCGGTGCACTGCCATCCATCATGGTCGGCATTCGTTTTGCGCTGGGTTTTATGTGGCTGACGCTCATTGTCGCGGAGACCATCTCTGCCAACTCCGGCATCGGCTACCTCGCTATGAACGCCCGCGAGTTCCTGCAAACGGACGTGGTGGTGGTTGCCATCATTCTTTACGCACTGCTCGGCAAACTGGCTGATATCAGCGCGCAGGGGCTGGAACGTATTTGGCTGCGCTGGAATCCGGCTTATCAAACCTCATCGGGGGACGCATCATGA
- the ssuD gene encoding FMNH2-dependent alkanesulfonate monooxygenase, whose product MSLNVFWFLPTHGDGRYLGSTEGARHVDYSYLQQVAQAAERQGFGGVLLPTGRSCEDSWLVAASLIPVTQRLKFLVALRPGVISPTIAARQAATLDRLSNGRALFNLVTGGDPEELAAEGLFLSHEERYEASAEFTHIWRRLLEGETVDFAGKHIQVKDAKLLYPPVQQPRPPLYFGGSSEAAQNLAAEQVDLYLTWGEPPEQVKEKLAEVRAKAAAQGREVRFGIRLHVIVRETTEEAWQAADRLISHLDDKTIADAQAALARFDSVGQQRMAALHGGKKDKLEISPNLWAGIGLVRGGAGTALVGDGPTVAERIQEYADLGIDTFILSGYPHLEEAYRVGELLFPHLNLAQQPTPLHAVSNVGEVVANRYVPRKVSQS is encoded by the coding sequence ATGAGTCTTAACGTATTCTGGTTTCTGCCCACCCACGGAGACGGTCGCTATCTTGGTAGCACTGAGGGCGCACGTCATGTTGACTACAGCTATCTGCAACAGGTGGCACAGGCCGCCGAGCGGCAAGGGTTTGGTGGCGTGTTGCTACCGACAGGCCGCTCCTGCGAGGATTCCTGGCTGGTTGCCGCCTCGCTCATTCCAGTGACGCAGCGGCTAAAATTTCTCGTTGCCCTGCGCCCCGGCGTGATTTCCCCCACTATCGCCGCACGCCAGGCCGCTACGCTGGACAGGTTGTCCAATGGTCGGGCGCTGTTCAATCTGGTGACTGGCGGCGATCCGGAAGAATTGGCCGCCGAAGGGCTGTTCCTCAGCCATGAAGAACGCTACGAAGCCTCGGCGGAATTTACCCACATCTGGCGCAGGCTGCTGGAAGGCGAAACCGTCGATTTCGCAGGAAAACACATTCAGGTCAAAGACGCCAAACTGCTTTACCCGCCCGTGCAGCAGCCACGTCCGCCACTCTATTTTGGCGGTTCTTCCGAGGCCGCGCAGAATCTGGCGGCAGAACAGGTCGATCTCTACCTGACGTGGGGTGAACCACCTGAACAAGTTAAAGAAAAGCTGGCGGAAGTCCGCGCCAAAGCAGCGGCACAGGGGCGTGAGGTTCGCTTCGGTATTCGCCTGCACGTTATCGTGCGGGAAACCACCGAAGAAGCCTGGCAGGCTGCCGATCGGCTGATCTCCCATCTGGATGACAAAACCATCGCCGATGCACAGGCGGCGCTGGCGCGTTTCGATTCCGTCGGTCAGCAGCGCATGGCCGCCCTGCACGGCGGCAAAAAGGACAAGCTGGAGATCAGCCCGAATCTATGGGCAGGCATTGGTCTGGTACGCGGCGGCGCCGGCACCGCGCTGGTTGGCGATGGCCCAACGGTGGCCGAACGTATTCAGGAATACGCCGATCTCGGAATAGATACCTTTATTCTGTCCGGCTATCCGCATCTGGAAGAGGCGTATCGCGTGGGTGAACTGCTGTTCCCACACCTCAATCTGGCGCAACAGCCCACGCCGCTGCATGCGGTGAGCAACGTGGGAGAAGTGGTGGCAAACCGCTATGTGCCACGCAAAGTCTCGCAAAGCTGA
- a CDS encoding sulfonate ABC transporter substrate-binding protein, which translates to MSLMMKKSVMERRGESVPLWKNVTTRLRQLPAILAAGALLLMSAAYAQDSVPTQLRVGYQKGSVSLVLAKSHQLLEKQFPNTKISWVEFPAGPQMLEALNVGSIDLGGTGDIPPIFAQAAGADLLYVGVEPPKPQAEVILVREDSPVKTVADLKGRKVAFQKGSSAHNTLLRALQRDGLKFTDIKPTYLTPADARAAFQQGNVDAWAIWDPYYSAALLEGGVRVLADSSGLEKTGSFYLASRPYTEAHGSFIRQVLDELTKADALTISDRAQSVTLLANAVGLPEKVIETALDHRPPTTIEPLDAATIKAQQSTADLFYENRLVPVKVNIAERVWRPQAN; encoded by the coding sequence ATGTCATTGATGATGAAAAAATCGGTCATGGAAAGGCGTGGAGAAAGCGTGCCATTATGGAAAAACGTGACGACGCGACTGCGCCAACTCCCCGCGATTCTGGCTGCTGGCGCCCTGCTGCTCATGTCCGCCGCCTATGCGCAGGACAGCGTGCCAACGCAGCTACGCGTCGGCTATCAGAAAGGTTCGGTCAGCCTAGTGCTGGCAAAATCACACCAGCTGCTGGAAAAACAGTTCCCCAACACCAAAATTAGCTGGGTTGAGTTCCCCGCCGGCCCACAGATGCTGGAAGCGCTCAACGTTGGCAGCATCGATCTGGGCGGCACCGGCGATATCCCGCCGATTTTTGCGCAGGCCGCTGGCGCTGACCTGCTGTATGTCGGTGTGGAACCGCCTAAACCTCAGGCCGAAGTGATTCTGGTGCGGGAAGACAGCCCGGTGAAAACCGTCGCCGATTTAAAAGGCCGTAAAGTTGCCTTTCAGAAAGGCTCCAGCGCGCACAATACGCTGCTGCGCGCGCTGCAACGTGACGGGCTGAAATTCACCGATATCAAACCGACCTACCTGACTCCCGCTGACGCCCGCGCGGCGTTCCAGCAAGGTAATGTCGATGCATGGGCCATTTGGGATCCCTACTATTCCGCCGCACTGCTGGAAGGCGGCGTCCGTGTGCTGGCTGACAGCAGCGGGCTGGAGAAAACCGGCTCTTTCTACCTCGCATCCCGCCCTTATACCGAAGCACACGGCAGCTTTATTCGTCAGGTGCTGGACGAACTGACCAAAGCCGATGCGTTAACCATCAGCGACCGGGCACAAAGCGTCACTCTGTTAGCCAACGCGGTAGGACTACCGGAAAAAGTGATTGAAACGGCACTCGATCATCGCCCGCCAACCACCATCGAACCACTGGATGCCGCCACGATCAAGGCGCAGCAATCCACCGCCGACCTGTTCTATGAAAACCGTCTGGTACCGGTGAAAGTCAATATCGCAGAGCGCGTCTGGCGTCCTCAGGCGAACTAA
- a CDS encoding PTS sugar transporter subunit IIB → MKRIMLCCSAGMSTSLLVRKMKEAASTRGLDVEIAAYAAHEFDEQVGKYDVVLLGPQVKYMLASFQEKAEGKGVPVAAIDMMDYGMQRGDNVLDFAFSLIEKSGQPL, encoded by the coding sequence ATGAAAAGGATCATGCTTTGTTGTTCCGCTGGGATGTCTACCAGCCTTTTAGTGAGAAAGATGAAGGAGGCGGCCAGCACACGTGGTCTGGACGTTGAGATTGCCGCCTACGCCGCCCATGAATTTGATGAGCAGGTCGGGAAGTATGACGTTGTGCTGCTGGGGCCACAGGTGAAATATATGCTGGCGTCCTTTCAGGAGAAAGCTGAGGGAAAAGGCGTGCCTGTAGCAGCGATAGATATGATGGATTACGGTATGCAGCGCGGTGACAACGTGCTGGATTTTGCCTTTTCACTGATCGAAAAATCAGGACAACCGCTATGA
- a CDS encoding PTS cellobiose transporter subunit IIC, with protein sequence MSGLYQSMVNIIEQKITPLAGVVGQQRHIIAIRDGFIAALPFMIIGSFMLVFIFPPFAPDTTLGFARAWLDFSVAYREQLMLPYYLSMGVMTFFISVGIGASLGKHYKLDPIMTGLLALMAFLLVAAPYHDKQISTQYFSGEGIFTAILTSIYAGEVYAWLKKRNITIRLPKEVPTGVARSFEILIPVLVIVATLHPFNLFIQSATGMIIPEAIMHLLAPLISASDSLPAILISVFICQILWFAGIHGALIVTGIMNPFWMTNLALNQAALSAGAPLPHIYLQGFWDHYLLIGGVGSTLPLAFLLLRSRAVHLRTIGRMGVVPSFFNINEPILFGAPIIMNPLLFLPFIFVPMVNAVIAYTATKLGWIAQVVSLTPWTTPAPIGASWAANWAFSPVIMCLLCMVMSAAMYYPFLKVYERTLLKQEQEKQQQAAGEASASA encoded by the coding sequence ATGAGTGGCCTCTATCAGTCGATGGTGAATATCATCGAGCAAAAAATTACCCCGCTGGCGGGTGTGGTCGGGCAACAGCGTCACATCATCGCGATTCGTGATGGTTTTATCGCCGCGCTGCCTTTCATGATCATCGGTTCGTTTATGCTGGTGTTCATCTTCCCGCCGTTCGCGCCGGATACCACGCTGGGGTTTGCCCGCGCGTGGCTCGATTTCTCCGTTGCCTACCGTGAACAGCTGATGCTGCCGTACTACCTCAGTATGGGGGTCATGACCTTCTTTATCTCGGTGGGGATAGGGGCCAGCCTGGGTAAGCACTACAAGCTGGATCCGATCATGACCGGCCTGCTGGCGCTGATGGCATTCTTGCTGGTGGCCGCGCCTTATCACGACAAGCAAATTTCTACCCAGTACTTCTCCGGAGAGGGGATTTTTACCGCGATTCTGACGTCAATTTATGCCGGTGAAGTGTATGCCTGGCTGAAGAAACGCAATATCACCATTCGCCTGCCGAAAGAGGTGCCAACCGGCGTGGCGCGTTCGTTTGAGATTCTTATCCCCGTGCTGGTCATCGTTGCGACACTGCATCCGTTTAACCTGTTCATCCAGTCCGCGACCGGCATGATTATCCCGGAAGCCATCATGCACCTGCTGGCACCGCTGATTTCGGCGTCGGATTCGCTGCCTGCGATTCTGATTTCGGTGTTCATTTGTCAGATTCTATGGTTTGCCGGGATTCACGGTGCACTGATCGTTACCGGGATTATGAACCCGTTCTGGATGACCAACCTGGCGCTGAACCAGGCCGCGCTGTCAGCCGGGGCGCCGCTGCCGCATATTTATTTGCAGGGATTCTGGGATCACTACCTGCTGATCGGCGGGGTTGGCTCCACGCTGCCGTTGGCCTTTTTGCTGCTGCGTAGCCGCGCGGTTCATCTGCGTACGATTGGCCGTATGGGTGTCGTGCCGAGCTTTTTCAACATCAATGAACCGATTCTGTTTGGTGCACCGATCATCATGAACCCGCTGCTGTTCCTGCCGTTTATTTTCGTGCCGATGGTCAATGCCGTCATTGCCTATACGGCGACGAAGCTCGGTTGGATCGCGCAGGTGGTTTCCCTGACACCGTGGACGACGCCGGCGCCAATTGGCGCATCATGGGCGGCGAACTGGGCGTTCAGCCCGGTGATCATGTGTCTGCTCTGCATGGTGATGTCGGCCGCGATGTATTACCCGTTCCTGAAAGTGTATGAGCGCACGCTGCTTAAACAGGAGCAGGAGAAACAACAGCAGGCTGCGGGCGAAGCCAGCGCCAGCGCATAA